One region of Nothobranchius furzeri strain GRZ-AD chromosome 16, NfurGRZ-RIMD1, whole genome shotgun sequence genomic DNA includes:
- the amotl2a gene encoding angiomotin-like 2a produces MRTAEDSSGTVLHRLIQEQLRYGNLTDTRTLLAIQQQTLRGGGSPRTSQESLTQETQYMQMSTRQEPQGQEHQGNCLHSESPSSHLYQLHREELPTYEEAKAHSLYLISQKGQVEQGNPRVDTEVSQSEGLWDLKRAHTRSLSERLLQLSLERNGHRDDLALTSSHSYPQLYNNTAPNAVEHDRRGLQQSPDQRGPPPDYPLHVRVPEYMLSHSEEHVQYHRDPPPPFYSQHHRYVSAQVAHTSITAASISSNVLMQENERLRKELQVYTEKATRLQKLELEIQHISEAYETLMKGSAKRETLEKTLRSKLEAEIRRMHDFNRDLREQLDAAIEHGAAKDAECADPRQHVFVKLLEQNEEQQRERERLERQLQHLRASGEECQQRRELLEQALASEQNRNRQLEEELLRKRAYVKKVERLQSSLAQLQAACEKREVLELRLRTRLEQELKSLRAQQNRNSDLAASEVSLSTLQLLREREECILALEADITKWEQKYLEESTMRQFAMDAAATAAAQRDTTIINQSPRHSPNSSFNEDLPLSPHRHQEMENRIRALHVQLLEKDAVIKVLQQHSRSEQSKLEKRGLRPTRSVPTISTMTCSTERKGKSISDDQTGGAVPKPPSFVTAKGPSLDSSTQRDEVQLELKIRADASKINSMEENSAAATVTSEDPKALLKTLKSTNTEAIEILI; encoded by the exons ATGAGAACTGCTGAGGACTCTTCGGGAACGGTCCTGCACCGCCTCATCCAAGAGCAGCTCCGCTATGGAAACCTGACAGACACTCGCACACTTCTAGCTATCCAGCAGCAGACTCTGCGTGGTGGGGGCAGTCCCCGCACCTCTCAAGAGAGCCTCACCCAAGAGACCCAGTACATGCAGATGTCCACACGGCAGGAACCTCAGGGACAGGAGCACCAGGGTAACTGTCTGCACTCCGAGAGCCCTTCAAGTCATCTGTATCAGCTCCACAGAGAGGAGCTGCCCACGTACGAGGAGGCCAAAGCCCACTCCCTCTACCTGATCTCTCAGAAGGGACAGGTGGAACAGGGCAACCCCAGAGTGGATACAGAAGTGAGTCAAAGTGAGGGACTGTGGGATTTAAAGCGAGCACATACACGTTCTCTGAGTGAGAGGCTCCTGCAGCTCTCGCTGGAGAGGAACGGGCACAGAGATGACCTGGCTCTGACCTCCTCACACAGCTATCCACAACTTTACAACAACACTGCTCCAAATGCTGTGGAGCATGACAGACGGGGGCTCCAGCAGTCTCCAGATCAACGGGGACCACCCCCGGACTATCCTCTCCACGTCAGAGTTCCTGAATACATGCTAAGTCACTCAGAAGAGCATGTGCAGTACCACAGAGACCCTCCTCCCCCCTTCTACTCTCAGCATCACAG GTATGTGTCTGCTCAAGTGGCTCACACCAGCATTACAgcagcctccatcagcagcaACGTGTTGATGCAGGAGAACGAGCGGCTCAGGAAGGAGCTGCAGGTGTACACCGAGAAGGCCACCAGGCTGCAGAAG TTGGAGCTGGAAATTCAACACATTTCTGAGGCTTATGAGACGCTGATGAAAGGCTCGGCCAAGCGGGAGACTCTGGAGAAAACCCTGAGGAGTAAACTGGAGGCAGAGATTAGGAGGATGCATGACTTCAACCGGGACCTTAGAG AACAACTTGATGCAGCTATCGAACACGGAGCAGCTAAAGATGCTGAGTGCGCTGACCCGAGGCAGCATGTCTTTGTCAAACTCCTGGAGCAGA ATGAAGAGCAGCAGCGGGAGCGGGAACGACTGGAGAGACAGCTTCAGCATCTGCGGGCGTCCGGGGAAGAATGCCAGCAGAGGAGGGAGCTTCTGGAGCAGGCTCTGGCCTCGGAGCAGAACCGCAACAGGCAGCTGGAGGAAGAGCTGCTCCGAAAGAGAGCCTACGTGAAGAAGGTGGAGCGTCTGCAGAGCTCTCTGGCACAGCTGCAGGCTGCGTGCGAGAAAAGAGAGGTGCTGGAGCTGCGGCTGCGCACTCGTCTGGAGCAGGAGCTGAAAAGCCTCAGGGCGCAACAG AACCGAAATTCTGATCTCGCAGCTTCAGAAGTAAGCTTGTCCACGTTGCAGCTGCTGAGGGAAAGGGAGGAGTGTATCCTGGCCCTGGAGGCAGACATCACCAAGTGGGAGCAGAAGTACTTGGAGGAGAGCACCATGAGGCAGTTTGCCATGGATGCAGCTGCTACTGCTGCAGCACAGAG GGATACAACCATCATAAACCAGTCACCCAGACATTCACCAAACAGCAGCTTCAATGAAGACTTGCCTCTGTCACCTCACAGACACCAGGAGATGGAGAACAG GATCCGTGCGCTTcatgttcagctcctggagaaagACGCCGTTATTAAAGTCCTGCAACAGCACTCCAGGTCGGAGCAAAGCAAGCTGGAGAAACGGGGGCTTCGTCCAACCAGGTCCGTCCCCACCATCAGCACCATGACCTGCAGCACGGAGAGGAAAG GAAAGAGCATCTCAGATGACCAGACAGGTGGTGCTGTGCCTAAACCCCCGTCCTTTGTCACGGCCAAGGGCCCGAGTCTAGACTCCAGTACCCAAAGAGACGAGGTCCAGCTGGAGCTGAAGATCAGAGCAGATGCCTCCAAGATAAACTCAATGGAAGAGAACTCAGCGGCTGCTACTG TTACGTCTGAGGATCCAAAAGCCCTGCTCAAGACACTGAAGAGCACGAACACAGAGGCGATCGAAATCCTCATCTAA
- the LOC129161932 gene encoding uncharacterized protein yields MHFLFHNVPARREDFTKLTGSSLFPLPFCGHRWVENLPVAERAIEVWPKLNDYVKAVHRKELPNPGTSSFDTIQAANEDPLISAKLQFFMAISRTFSPFLKKCQTDEPVLPFLCSDLTELLMSLLRRFIQRELLQDITPLQLAKLDTNDQKNWVNVSHVDIGLGAESAIKALQSKPNNRVGDLTALEFRKDCIRCLSSIVKKVQEKSPLKYPTVRQIACLDPSIVSRDPEWCKGKMKSLVQRFLQDKQLTGGISAGDAAVQQFDSFLSLHGKSEELLSFKPMEQRLDVFLRDALNQTYPELWSFLQRLLLLSHGQATVARGFSVNREVEACNIKEETVEAHRLVCDQVRACGGVLKVPLTKELLASVASARTRYRIYLEEERQKREGAMRGLKRKALEDELEQLKKKKEILRVVCVSLQKDADQLAEQAENKPSTLMAQMITKSNTLRKRYRDKCSELTNVESELESKTSELRHMH; encoded by the exons ATGCACTTTCTTTTTCACAACGTCCCTGCAAGAAGAGAAGATTTTACAAAACTTACAGGCTCATCTCTTTTTCCACTCCCATTCTGTGGACACAGATGGGTGGAAAATCTTCCTGTTGCAGAGAGAGCTATTGAAGTATGGCCAAAGCTTAACGATTATGTGAAGGCAGTCCATAGAAAAGAACTCCCAAACCCTGGAAcctcttcttttgacactattcaAGCAGCAAATGAAGATCCCCTGATTTCAGCCAAACTTCAGTTTTTCATGGCGATCTCCAGAACGTTTAGTCCATTTTTAAAGAAATGCCAAACAGATGAGCCTGTCCTGCCATTCCTGTGCAGCGACTTGACAGAGTTGTTGATG AGTCTACTGAGACGTTTCATCCAAAGGGAGCTGCTACAAGACATCACCCCCCTTCAGTTGGCCAAACTGGACACCAATGACCAGAAAAACTGGGTCAATGTGAGCCATGTTGACATAGGCTTGGGTGCTGAGTCTGCCATTaag GCTCTTCAAAGCAAACCTAACAACAGAGTAGGTGACCTCACTGCCCTCGAATTTAGGAAGGACTGCATAAGATGCCTCTCAAGCATTGTTAAGAAAGTGCAAGAGAAGAGCCCTTTGAAATACCCCACTGTCAGGCAGATTGCATGCTTGGACCCCTCCATCGTGAGCAGAGACCCAGAATGGTGCAAGGGAAAGATGAAGTCTCTAGTTCAGAGATTTCTGCAGGACAAGCAGTTGACAGGAGGGATTTCTGCTG GTGATGCTGCTGTGCAACAGTTTGACAGCTTTCTCTCTCTGCATGGCAAAAGTGAGGAGCTCCTCTCTTTCAAACCCATGGAGCAAAGACTTGATGTTTTTCTTCGTGACGCTCTCAACCAGACTTATCCTGAGCTCTGGAGTTTCCTTCAGCGCCTGTTGCTCCTATCTCATGGGCAAGCTACAGTAGCGAGAGGCTTCTCTGTGAACAGGGAAGTAGAGGCTTGCAACATAAAAGAAGAAACTGTTGAGGCCCACAGACTAGTCTGTGACCAAGTTAGAGCTTGTGGGGGGGTTCTCAAAGTTCCCCTCACAAAAGAGCTACTAGCATCTGTAGCATCAGCCAGGACTAGATATAGGATCTACCTTGAGGAAGAGAGACAAAAGAGAGAGGGTGCCATGCGTggacttaagagaaaagcattggAAGATGAGCTAGAACAGctgaaaaagaaaaaggagaTATTAAGGGTGGTGTGTGTCAGCCTTCAGAAAGATGCTGATCAACTAGCTGAACAGGCAGAAAACAAACCGAGCACGCTCATGGCTCAAATGATAACAAAATCTAATACTCTAAGGAAGAGATACAGGGACAAATGCAGTGAACTGACAAATGTTGAGTCAGAGCTGGAATCAAAAACTAGTGAGCTAAGGCACATGCATTAA